Genomic segment of Paenalkalicoccus suaedae:
CACTCGCCAAAGTTGGAGAGTCGTAAAGGGGAGTAATGTTTATGGATCAACAAGAGTTAATAGACAAAATGCTCAGCATCAACTTAGACGGGAACGTTATACCTCATTCTTGGTTTAAGGAGCTTAAAAAGGACACTGGTAAACCAGATGTGCATTCGATGATATTGTTGTCTGAATTTGTTTATTGGTATCGTCCTGTTCCCGTTAAAGATGAAATAACGGGTGAGTTCATCGGTTACCGCATGAAATTTAAATCGGACAAGCTTCAGAGATCTTATGCTCACCTTGAGGAACAGTTTGGTCTTTCCGAAAAACAAATTCGTGAAGCTCTTATAAGACTAGAAAATAAGGGGCTCATCAAGCGTGAATTTAGAAATATTGTGGTCAACCGAAAGAACCTAAGTAACGTGATGTTCATTGACATTAACCCGGATAAAGTGAGGGATATTTCAGTTAGTACGAAAGTCAGGGGTGGTTCCCAAAAAGGAAACACCCTCCTTCCCAAAAAGGAAACACCCTCCTTCCCAAAAGGGAAACACGTATACGGAGATTACTATACAGAGATTTATAAAGAGATAGTGTCTTTTCTAAATCATCATGCAGACAAAGGATTTAAAGACACAACACCCAAGACCCAAAAACTAATAAGAGAGCGACTCAAAGAAGGAAACACCGTAGATGACTTTAAACAAGTTATTCTAACTAAGGTCTCTATGTGGAAGAATGATCCAGATAAAAATTTGTATTTAAGACCTGAAACACTGTTTGGTAATAAGTTCGAAGGTTACCTAAACGAGAAGGTACCAGAAAATAAAAAGTCAACTGGAGGTTTCGCTCAATTTGCTAAAAAAGGGGATGATCCTAGTGACAAGGAATGAGGTTGTAGAGCTTTTAGAACAAATTAATGCAGCTTATCCAAATAAGATTGAGCAAACGGAAACGACCTTTAATTTATGGCTTAGACAAATGAAAGATCAAACAGCAGCAGATGTTTTTAGACGGTTAGACGCCTATATCCTTGTTAACAAGTTTGCTCCAGGAATTGGCGACTTGAAGCGAGTTGAGCGCCCTGAG
This window contains:
- a CDS encoding conserved phage C-terminal domain-containing protein; amino-acid sequence: MDQQELIDKMLSINLDGNVIPHSWFKELKKDTGKPDVHSMILLSEFVYWYRPVPVKDEITGEFIGYRMKFKSDKLQRSYAHLEEQFGLSEKQIREALIRLENKGLIKREFRNIVVNRKNLSNVMFIDINPDKVRDISVSTKVRGGSQKGNTLLPKKETPSFPKGKHVYGDYYTEIYKEIVSFLNHHADKGFKDTTPKTQKLIRERLKEGNTVDDFKQVILTKVSMWKNDPDKNLYLRPETLFGNKFEGYLNEKVPENKKSTGGFAQFAKKGDDPSDKE
- a CDS encoding replicative helicase loader/inhibitor, whose product is MTRNEVVELLEQINAAYPNKIEQTETTFNLWLRQMKDQTAADVFRRLDAYILVNKFAPGIGDLKRVERPEHNKNPLQKYEHWKSNASQGPSEEQKLRIREILSAREG